The genomic segment TCTTGAGCTTGTAGGTCAGCGGCACGATGCGTCCATTGACCTTGGCGCCGCGGCAGCGATGGCCGATCTCGGTATGCACGCGGTAGGCGAAATCGATGGGCGTGGCGACCTTGGGCAGGTCGATGACGTGGCCGTCGGGGGTGAACACATAGATGCGGTCCGGGGCCACGTCGCTGTTCAGCCCCTCGCGCAGATCACCGAAGTCGCCGACCTCGTCCTGCCACTCGAGCACCTGGCGCAGCCAGGCGATCTTCTCTTCGTAGCTCGAACTCTTGGCCTTGGTGTCGTGGCCCTTGTAGCGCCAGTGGGCGCATACCCCGAGCTCGGCCTCCTCGTGCATGGCGAAGGTGCGAATCTGGATCTCCAGCACCTTGTTCTCGGGCCCCAGCACCGCGGTGTGCAGCGACTGGTAGCCGTTCTTCTTGGGGTTGGCGATATAGTCGTCGAACTCGTTGGGCACGTGGTGCCAGCGCGAGTGGACGATACCCAGCGCGGTGTAGCAGTCGGCCACCTCGGGCACCAGGATACGCACCGCGCGCACGTCGTAGACCTGCGAGAAATCGATGCGCTTGCGCTTCATCTTGCGCCAGATCGAATAGATATGCTTGGCGCGGCCGTCGACCTGGGTGCGCGAGATGCCCTGGGCCTCGAGCAGCCCCTTGAGGGTCTCGACCACTTCGTGGATATAGCGGTCGCGGTCGAGGCGCTTCTCGGCCAGCTGCTTGGCGATCGACTTGTAGTCGTCCTCGTGCAGATAGCGGAAGGAGAGATCCTCGAGCTCCCACTTGAGATGGCCGATGCCCAGCCGGTGGGCCAGCGGCGCGTAGATGTCGAACACTTCACGGGCCACCCGCAGCCGCTTGTCGCGGGTGGCATCCTTGACCTGGCGCAGCGCACAGGTGCGCTCGGCGATCTTGATCAGCGCCACGCGCACGTCGTCGATCATGGTCACCAGCATCTTGCGCAGGTTGTCCTGCTGGTCATGCTGGGTCATGCCGTGGCTCGGCGTCTGGTGGCTGATCGCCGCCATCTGCAATACGCCGTCGATCAGCCCGGCCACCTCGCCACCGAAGCGCTTGGCCACCGCCTCGATGCCGATCAGTCCTTCGCGCACCGCGCGGTAGAGCACCGCCGCCTCGAGCACCTCCTGATCGAGGGTGAGCTCGCCGAGGATATCGGCCATCTCCAGGCCCATGCGAAAACTCGAGCCGTCGGCCAGCCACGCCTTGTGCGGACGCTCGGCGTCCCTGGCCAGGCGGTCGGCGAGCTCACAGGCTTCGCGCATCTCGCCCACGTCACGCAGGGTGACATCCTCCTGCAGGCGGGCCAGCCATTGTGGTATGTCGACCGCCCCGTCGGCGGTCAGCGGCTGGTCTTCACGCACCTTCACCATGGGGTTGCGTTCCTCTCGTTGGGTGGCTCATCCGCCGCGTTCGAATAGCAGCATGGCTTCCAGATGAGCAGTCTGCGCGAACATGTCGGCCACGGCCGCGCGAGTCATTCGATAACCACCTTGCACAAGGCGTGCCGCATCGCGGGCCAGGGTGGCCGGATCGCAGGCGATGTAGAGCAGCTGCGGCACGCCGCTGTCGGCCAGCTCGGCACACAGGGTGTCGGCACCGTCCCGCGGCGGGTCGAGCACCACCAGGCTCGGCCCCCAGGCCAGCACCTCGCGCACCGCGGCGGCCTGGGTCAGGTCGGCTTGGCGAGCAGTGACGTTATCCAGGGCGTTATGCCGGGCGTTGGCGGCGAGTCGCTCGACCATCGCCGGATTGCCCTCGACGCCCAGCACCTCGCCGCCGCGGCAGGCCAGCGCCAGGCTCAGGTTGCCTACCCCGGCGTAGAGGTCGAGTACGCGGGCAGCAGGAGCGGGGGCGAGCCATGCCAGGGCCGTGTCGATGAGACGCTGATTGACCGCCGCGTTGACCTGCACGAAATCTCCCGGGGCGAACCTCAGGGTCACCTCACGTCCATCGGCCACGATGCGATAGCACAGCTCGGGCTCGGCACTCAGCCATTCGAGCCGGGCGTCGTCACGCCCCAGCCACCACGCCAGGCTGACGCCCTGGGCGGCGGCAAAGGCCTGCCAGCGCACGCGGTCGCCGGCGTGCTCGCGAAGCTGACGCACCACCAGGGTGGCCCCGGCGTCGCTGTCGATGAGTTCGATGTGGCCGACATGGCGCGGCGCCTCCAGGGCCGCCAGCTGGTGGTGCAGCGGCGCCAGCAGCGCCGCCAGTCGCGGCACCAGAATAGTGCACTGGTGGATGTCGAGCAGGTGATGGCTGCCCTTGGCACGAAAGCCGAGGTGGATCGCGCCCTGGGCGTCGACCTTGACGCCGAGTCGCGCCCGCCGCCGATAGCCATGGCCATGCGCGGCAAGTACCGCGCTGTTCGCCGGCAGGCTCAGCCCCTCACGCGCCAGGTGCTCACCGAGCACCGCCAGCTTGTGCTCGCGCTGGCCGGCTTGGTCGAGGTGCTGCAGGTCGCAGCCGCCGCACTGGCCGAAGTGGCGACACGCCGGGGCGACGCGCTGCTCGGACGCCTCGAGCAGCTCGCGGACGTGGGCCTCATCGTAGCGTTTGCGCTGGCGATGCACCGCCGCCCGAACGCGCTCCCCCGGCAGGGCGCGCTCGACGAACAGCGCCTTGCCATCGCTGCGATGGGCTACCCCGCGTCCGTCATGGGCCAGGCGTTCGATCACCACGCTGTCGCCGTCGGCGACTTCGCGCACCGGCGCCTTGTCGCGCTGCTGCAGTCCCGAGGTGCCCGAGGCGGGGCGCGCCGTGCGGCGCTTGCCGAGCATCGCCATCAGGCCTCCGGCGCATAGAGGCCGGTGGACAGGTAGCGGTCGCCGCGGTCGCAGACGATGAAGGCGATCACTGCGTTCTCGACCTCCTCGGCGATGCGCAGCGCGCCGGCCAGCGCCCCGCCGGACGAGACGCCGGCCAGGATGCCCTCCTCGCGGGCCAGCCGGCGCATGTGCACCTCGGCTTCGTGCTGGCCGATGTCTAGCACGCGGTCGACCCGGCTGGCATCGAAGATGCGCGGCAGGTAGGCCTCCGGCCAGCGGCGAATGCCGGCGATGCTGGCGCCGTCCTCGGGCTGCAGGCCGACGATCTGCACCGCCGGGTTCTGCTGCTTGAGATACTCGGAGACGCCCATGATGGTGCCGGTGGTGCCCATCGAACTAATGAAATGGGTGATGCTGCCGTCGGTCTGCTGCCACAGCTCCGGCCCGGTGGTGCGGAAGTGTGCCAGCGGGTTGTCGGGGTTGGCGAACTGATCCAGCGCCTTGCCCTCGCCGCGGGCGATCATGGTATCGGCGAGATCGCGGGCGCCTTCCATGCCGGCGTCCTTGGACACCGTGATCAGCTTGGCGCCGAACGCCGCCATGGCCTGCTTGCGTTCGCTGGAGGCGTTATCGGGCATGATCAGGGTCATGCCGTAGCCCTTGATGGCGGCGGCCATGGCCAGCGCGATGCCGGTATTGCCCGAGGTCGCCTCGATCAGAGTGTCGCCGGGGCGAATCTCGCCGCGGGCTTCGGCCTGCTGAATCATCGATAGCGCCGGGCGGTCCTTGACCGAGCCGGCCGGGTTGTTGCCTTCGAGCTTGGCCAGCAGGGTGTTGTTGCGCCCCGCGGCAATGCGCTTCAGGCGGACCAGGGGGGTGTTGCCGACCACATCCTCGAGCGTGGGAAAGTGCATGCGAAGCGTCCTTCTTAAAGCGTATACAGCGATTATATCCGTGCCCGTCGGTGGGTGACAGGGATGGACCCGCGGTGTGGCATAATGCGCGCATCGATTGTCGCGCGGATCCAAGGCCATGCCGATCAGAACCCGACTGCTGCTGCTGGCGGTCGTCGTGCCGCTGGCACTGATGTTGACCCTGACCCTGCTCGCCCTGCTGCACGACAGCCAGGCACGACGTGAAGGGCTCGAACAGCGCACCCTGGGCAGTGCCGAACTGCTGCTACCCGCCCTCGAGCATGCCCTGCTCGACCATCACCGGACCTGGCTGCCCGACCTGCTCCAGCGCCTGCAGGACATTCCCGAGGTACGCGCCGTCAGTCTGCGCGAGGCGTCCGGCGCGGCCCTCCTCGAGCTGGGCCAGCAGCAGACGGCGCTGTCCGACTATGCCTCTGCCCCGCGACTCGCAGAGCGCGACGGCGGCTGGCGGCTGGTGCTTCCCCTCGCCAGCGCCGAGGAGACGCGCTATCTCGACGTCAACGTCGACACCACTGCGCTGACGCTGGCGTTCTACCGCCATCTCACCGCCGCGGCGCTGGTGTGGCTGGTGTCCGGACTGCTGCTGTTCTTGCTCACCTATATCGTCTATCGGCGCATCGACCGCCCCATCGAGGAGCTCCAGGAGCTGCTGAGGCGCCTCAACGCCGGCGACTATCAGCTGCGTCTGGCACGCCACGGCCCGCCCGAGCTCGGCCGCCTGGCCGCCAGCGTCAACACCCTGTCGGATCATCTCGAGAACGCCCACGAGGACATGCAGCGTCACATCGATCAGACCACCCGCGACCTGCAAGAGTCGATGGAGACCATCGAGATACAGAATATCGAGCTCGACATGGCTCACCGCCGGGCCCTCGAGGCCAATCGCATCAAGTCGGAGTTCCTGGCCAACATGAGTCACGAGATCCGCACCCCGCTCAACGGCATCATCGGCTTCTGCCAGCTGCTGTCGCGCTCGCCGCTGGACGCGCGTCAGCGTGAATGGCTCGACCACGTCAGCAAGGCCTCGGACAGCCTGCTGGCACTGATCAACGACATCCTCGACTTCTCCAAGCTCGAGGCCGGCAAGATGGAGCTCGAGAGCGTCGATCTCGACATCCAGGCCCTGGTCGACGACGTGCTCGGCCTGCAGGCACCCCAGGCCCATCACAAGCAGCTGCACCTGCTGGGCCTGGTCTACGACGACGTGCCCGAGCAGCTGCAGGGCGATCCGCTGCGCATCAAGCAGGTGCTCACCAACCTGATCCACAACGCCATCAAGTTCACCCTGCGTGGCGAGGTGATCGTCAGGGTGATGCTCGACGACAGCGATACCCAGCGCGTCACCCTGAGGATCAGCGTCAGCGATACCGGCATCGGCCTCAGCGAGAGTGCCTGCCAGCGGCTGTTTCAGGCCTTCAGCCAGGCCAGCGCCAGCGATAGCCGACACTACGGCGGCACCGGGCTGGGGCTGATGATCTGCCGCCAACTGGTCGAACAGATGGGCGGCGAAATCGGCGTCGAAAGCGAGCTTGGCCGCGGGTCGACCTTTACCTTCACGCTGCCCCTGCAGGCCCAGCGCCTCGACCCCCGCGCTCCCGAGCTGGCGCTGGGCGGCCTGCGCGTGGCCTTCGACGAGGCCCACCCGGCGACCCGCCACGCCATTGCCCACCTGCTCGAGCAGTGGGGGGCCCATCTGGTCGACATGCAGGCCGAGCAGCCGCCCGACCTGTTGATTGCCGGCCTGCTCTACGAGGACCTGGCGCCTGAGCGCCTGGCCAGCTGGCAGGAGTGCCTCAACGCCAGTCGCTGCCCGTGCATCCTGCTGGTGCAGGCCGGCCCATTGGAGCTCCCCAGCCTGCACTTGCCGCTTGGCGGAGAGCTGCTCAGCCGGCCGCTGTCACGCCATACGCTGGCCGCGAGCATCCAGCGCCTGATCGCCCCTCGTGCGCTGCCGGCGCCCGCCCCTGCCTCCCGCGCGGCGCGGCTGCTGGTGGTCGATGACAACAGCGCCAACCGCCGGCTGCTGGAAGCCATGCTCGAAGACCTCGGCGTCTCCACCCAGCTCGCCGCGAGCGGCGAAGAGGCGCTGGCGCTGGCCCAGGGCGAGCACTACGACCTGGTGCTGATGGATATTCGCTTGCCGGGCATGGACGGCATCGCCACGACGCAGGCGCTACGACGCCTCGACGCACGCTGGGGAGAGTGCCCGGTGATCGCGGTCACCGCCCACGCCATGCAGGAGGAGCGTCAGCGGCTGCTGAGCAGCGGCCTGCAGGAAGTGTTGATCAAGCCGGTCGATCACACGGCGCTGAGCGAGCTGCTGACGCGACGCCTGGCGATTAGCGCACCAGCCGAGCCGACGCCGCATGCCGCCCAGGACGAGCTGGCGGTGGTCGACCTCAGCCTCGGCACCCAGCTGGCCGCAGGCCGCGAAGCGCTGGCCTGGGATACGCTGCTGCTGCTGATCGACAGCCTCGATGCCAGCGAGAGCGAACTGCGCCGCGCCTGGCAAGCCGGCAACGAGGAAGCCTTCCTGGACGCCATCCATGCCCTCAACGGCGCCTGCCGCTACTGCGGCGTGCCGCAGTTGGCGCTGCTCGCCGAAACCCTCGAGACGCGCCTGCGCAGCCGCGGCCTCGACGGGGTGGCGCCGCTGCTCGATGACCTCTACGCCGCCATGGCGCGCCTGGCCGACTGGCGTCGACAGCATGCACCGACGGCTCAGCCCTCGAGCACCACGAACGCCAATGCCAGCCCGTCGTCGTCGGACAGCGACAGGTGAACGGTGACCACGCCGGCGGCCTGGGCCTGCGCACGGGCACGCCCGGCCAGGACCAGCGAGGGCCGGCCAAGGGCATCATTGACGACCTCGATCTCGGTCCAGCGCATGCCGTGGCGTAGCCCGGTGCCGAGTGCCTTGAGGAACGCCTCCTTGGCGGCAAAGCGCTTGGCCAGAAAGGCCGCCGGCTGCGGGTGGCGGTGATAGCGATCCAGCTCGGCAGGCCCCAGCAGACGCTGCGCGAAGCGCTCGCCGTGGCGCGCCATACCCGCCGCAAAGCGGTCGATACGCGCCAGGTCGTTGCCGATTCCCAGGATCATGGTGATTCAGCCGTGTGCATGGTCATGGTCATGATCGTGCTCGTCCAGCGCCGCCAGCAGCCCGGCCTCCTGGCCGGCGATCACCAGCCGCTTCATCTCGGCCACGGCCTCCTTGAGCCCCACGAAAAGGGCGCGGGCGATGATCGCATGGCCGATGTTGAGCTCATGGATGCCGCCGATCGCCGCGATGGCTTCGACGTTGTGGTAGTGCAGGCCGTGCCCGGCGTTGACGGTCAGCCCCAGGTCGAGGGCCATCTCGGCCGCCGCGGCGATCCGCGCATGCTCCTCACGCGCCGCCTGGCCGCTGGCCTCGGCGTAAGCACCGGTGTGCAATTCGATGACCGGCGCGCCGGCCCGCGCCGCGGCCTCGATCTGGGCCGGATCAGGATCGATGAACAGCGACACCTCGCAGCCGGCCTCGGCCAGCCGCTGGCAGGCGGCCCGCACCGCCTCGAAACCGCCAACCACGTCCAGACCGCCCTCGGTGGTCAGCTCCTCGCGCTTCTCCGGCACCAGGCAGACGTGGGCCGGGCGCACCTCCTCGGCCAGCCGAATCATCGCCTCGGTGACCGCCATCTCGAGGTTCATGCGGGTATTGAGGGTCTCGGCCAACAACCGCACATCGCGCTCCTGGATATGCCGGCGATCCTCGCGCAGGTGCACGGTGATCCCGTCGGCACCG from the Halomonas sp. 1513 genome contains:
- a CDS encoding pyridoxine 5'-phosphate synthase, producing the protein MHAPRIQLGVNIDHIATLRQARGTRYPDPIQAALLAEEAGADGITVHLREDRRHIQERDVRLLAETLNTRMNLEMAVTEAMIRLAEEVRPAHVCLVPEKREELTTEGGLDVVGGFEAVRAACQRLAEAGCEVSLFIDPDPAQIEAAARAGAPVIELHTGAYAEASGQAAREEHARIAAAAEMALDLGLTVNAGHGLHYHNVEAIAAIGGIHELNIGHAIIARALFVGLKEAVAEMKRLVIAGQEAGLLAALDEHDHDHDHAHG
- a CDS encoding cysteine synthase B translates to MHFPTLEDVVGNTPLVRLKRIAAGRNNTLLAKLEGNNPAGSVKDRPALSMIQQAEARGEIRPGDTLIEATSGNTGIALAMAAAIKGYGMTLIMPDNASSERKQAMAAFGAKLITVSKDAGMEGARDLADTMIARGEGKALDQFANPDNPLAHFRTTGPELWQQTDGSITHFISSMGTTGTIMGVSEYLKQQNPAVQIVGLQPEDGASIAGIRRWPEAYLPRIFDASRVDRVLDIGQHEAEVHMRRLAREEGILAGVSSGGALAGALRIAEEVENAVIAFIVCDRGDRYLSTGLYAPEA
- a CDS encoding 23S rRNA (uracil(1939)-C(5))-methyltransferase, yielding MAMLGKRRTARPASGTSGLQQRDKAPVREVADGDSVVIERLAHDGRGVAHRSDGKALFVERALPGERVRAAVHRQRKRYDEAHVRELLEASEQRVAPACRHFGQCGGCDLQHLDQAGQREHKLAVLGEHLAREGLSLPANSAVLAAHGHGYRRRARLGVKVDAQGAIHLGFRAKGSHHLLDIHQCTILVPRLAALLAPLHHQLAALEAPRHVGHIELIDSDAGATLVVRQLREHAGDRVRWQAFAAAQGVSLAWWLGRDDARLEWLSAEPELCYRIVADGREVTLRFAPGDFVQVNAAVNQRLIDTALAWLAPAPAARVLDLYAGVGNLSLALACRGGEVLGVEGNPAMVERLAANARHNALDNVTARQADLTQAAAVREVLAWGPSLVVLDPPRDGADTLCAELADSGVPQLLYIACDPATLARDAARLVQGGYRMTRAAVADMFAQTAHLEAMLLFERGG
- a CDS encoding GTP diphosphokinase, with the protein product MVKVREDQPLTADGAVDIPQWLARLQEDVTLRDVGEMREACELADRLARDAERPHKAWLADGSSFRMGLEMADILGELTLDQEVLEAAVLYRAVREGLIGIEAVAKRFGGEVAGLIDGVLQMAAISHQTPSHGMTQHDQQDNLRKMLVTMIDDVRVALIKIAERTCALRQVKDATRDKRLRVAREVFDIYAPLAHRLGIGHLKWELEDLSFRYLHEDDYKSIAKQLAEKRLDRDRYIHEVVETLKGLLEAQGISRTQVDGRAKHIYSIWRKMKRKRIDFSQVYDVRAVRILVPEVADCYTALGIVHSRWHHVPNEFDDYIANPKKNGYQSLHTAVLGPENKVLEIQIRTFAMHEEAELGVCAHWRYKGHDTKAKSSSYEEKIAWLRQVLEWQDEVGDFGDLREGLNSDVAPDRIYVFTPDGHVIDLPKVATPIDFAYRVHTEIGHRCRGAKVNGRIVPLTYKLKTGQQVEILTATKGGPSRDWINPSLGFVRTSRARAKIQAWFKQQARSQNLEEGKALFDKEMKRLDVEDMDLLTLARKVNYTSVEDMYAALGAGDLRIGQVLHQAQQLFGESDDQEQLDRLLAKPRRAASKSDGDAITVLGVGNLKTSMANCCHPVPGEPIVGFITQGRGVTVHRQDCPNILQLRLDEPQRVIEVEWGERARTQYPVDIEIEAWDRSGLLRDVTGVLSNDRVNVLSVNTLTDQDDGIARMSITVEVDGLETLGRLFSRIQQLPNVIDVKRLRSGGKPRHGRQRRPQP
- a CDS encoding holo-ACP synthase, whose amino-acid sequence is MILGIGNDLARIDRFAAGMARHGERFAQRLLGPAELDRYHRHPQPAAFLAKRFAAKEAFLKALGTGLRHGMRWTEIEVVNDALGRPSLVLAGRARAQAQAAGVVTVHLSLSDDDGLALAFVVLEG